The Bacteroidota bacterium genome has a window encoding:
- a CDS encoding ECF-type sigma factor: MAISSGEVTRLLDALREGASSEPAFDRLFALVYDELHRQAHRQRAGWANARTLNTTALVHEAYAKLADAEGLSFESRSHLLGVAAKAMRQVLLDYVKARGAQKRGGGQDRVTMADDLAVEDEQATRLFALEDALEQLGAMSPEAARVVECRFLAGMSVEETAEALGLSDSTVKRRWRTARAWLHRVLTGQTLDSGEA; this comes from the coding sequence ATGGCCATCTCCTCCGGCGAAGTCACCCGCCTCCTCGACGCGCTCCGAGAAGGAGCCTCCAGTGAGCCCGCCTTCGACCGGCTGTTCGCGCTCGTCTACGACGAGCTCCACCGGCAGGCGCACCGGCAGCGCGCCGGGTGGGCCAACGCCCGGACGCTCAACACGACGGCGCTTGTCCACGAGGCCTACGCCAAGCTCGCCGACGCCGAGGGGCTGTCGTTCGAGAGCCGCTCCCACCTGCTCGGCGTGGCGGCGAAGGCGATGCGGCAGGTGCTCCTAGACTACGTCAAGGCGCGCGGAGCCCAGAAGCGCGGCGGCGGCCAGGACCGGGTGACGATGGCCGACGACCTCGCCGTCGAGGACGAGCAGGCCACGCGGCTCTTCGCGCTCGAAGACGCCCTGGAGCAGCTCGGCGCGATGAGCCCCGAGGCGGCGCGCGTCGTCGAGTGCAGGTTTCTGGCCGGGATGAGCGTCGAGGAGACGGCCGAGGCGCTCGGCCTCTCGGACTCGACCGTGAAGCGGCGCTGGCGGACGGCCCGCGCCTGGCTCCACCGCGTGCTGACCGGCCAGACGCTCGATTCCGGCGAGGCGTGA